In Spodoptera frugiperda isolate SF20-4 chromosome 4, AGI-APGP_CSIRO_Sfru_2.0, whole genome shotgun sequence, a single window of DNA contains:
- the LOC118272683 gene encoding brain protein I3, which translates to MEKPRVTEQPPPYSATVLPGPVPQPAGAPGAPYPPPPPGYTPYGVPPPPGTGFVPNYGATSIIIPPPIIAVGACPACRVGILEDDFTCLGILCAILFFPIGILCCLALKNRRCSNCGALFG; encoded by the exons ATGGAAAAGCCACGAGTTACTGAGCAACCACCACCATATTCGGCCACCGTCTTGCCAG GGCCTGTCCCGCAGCCGGCTGGTGCCCCGGGTGCGCCGTACCCGCCTCCCCCGCCCGGGTATACCCCGTATGGAGTGCCCCCACCTCCAGGTACGGGATTTGTGCCCAACTATGGAGCCACAAGTATTATCATTCCACCCCCTATTATTGCCGTAGGAGCGTGCCCAGCCTGCCGAGTTGGCATACTCGAAGATGATTTCACTTGCCTGGGTATCTTATGTGCTATACTATTCTTCCCTATAGGGATCCTATGTTGTCTCGCTTTGAAAAACAGAAGATGTTCTAATTGTGGAGCTCTGTTTGGTTAG